The proteins below come from a single Agromyces flavus genomic window:
- a CDS encoding DNA-directed RNA polymerase subunit beta has product MTADFHRPTRFPPTMFEGFLGAQDPAQVSRVAHDTAAAVLSRVRADPDPEIVARLVSYTDEHGIDAIAELWSQASPKSLPGALWRIYLLRTMIRQDAAGVSLAFQRGTEVSRTIDQVVAGAPTPAGPAEVRELADVILRGVFAGDFAAALERAAAFCRVASTGFASLADDADAADAAHPDRPGMLTRRALRLSSLGEELAACARLWRHESLD; this is encoded by the coding sequence ATGACCGCAGACTTCCACCGGCCCACGCGATTCCCTCCGACGATGTTCGAGGGGTTCCTGGGCGCCCAAGACCCGGCGCAGGTGAGCCGCGTCGCGCACGACACCGCCGCGGCGGTCCTCTCGCGCGTGCGCGCAGATCCCGACCCCGAGATCGTGGCGCGACTGGTGTCGTACACCGACGAGCACGGCATCGACGCGATCGCCGAGCTGTGGTCGCAGGCGTCGCCCAAGAGCCTGCCGGGCGCGCTCTGGCGGATCTACCTGCTGCGCACCATGATCCGCCAGGATGCCGCGGGCGTGAGCCTCGCCTTCCAGCGCGGTACCGAGGTATCCCGCACGATCGACCAGGTCGTCGCGGGCGCCCCCACGCCGGCCGGACCCGCCGAGGTTCGCGAGCTCGCCGACGTCATCCTGCGCGGCGTGTTCGCGGGCGACTTCGCCGCCGCCCTCGAGCGCGCGGCCGCGTTCTGCCGCGTCGCGTCGACGGGCTTCGCGAGCCTCGCCGACGATGCGGATGCGGCCGACGCGGCGCACCCCGATCGACCCGGCATGCTCACCCGCCGGGCGCTCCGGCTCTCCTCGCTCGGCGAGGAGCTCGCCGCCTGCGCGCGGCTCTGGCGCCACGAGAGCCTCGACTGA
- a CDS encoding aminodeoxychorismate lyase: MPETVSFLVDPLPNDASAEFLEASFREIEPGSGALAVNDFAPHRGDGVFETLAIIDGHVQEVEPHLGRLVNSARLCELPEPNLEQWRLIIARAAERVPATGEYALKLALSRGLDPGPKPTGWVNVTPGADFRAAREDGIRVITLDRGVARGAGERAPWLLLGAKTLSYAANMAAIREAKRRGADDAVYVSSDGFVLEGPTSSVLVRMGDVVVTPPPAAGILHGTTQRSIFGHLAERGVDAEYRDITVDELLGADAAWLVSSVRMAAPIAAVDGTPMPVDRHATAELNAYLLSPRD; the protein is encoded by the coding sequence ATGCCCGAGACGGTGTCATTCCTCGTCGATCCGCTGCCCAATGACGCGAGCGCCGAGTTCCTCGAGGCCTCGTTCCGCGAGATCGAGCCGGGATCCGGCGCGCTGGCCGTGAACGACTTCGCCCCGCATCGCGGCGACGGCGTCTTCGAGACGCTCGCGATCATCGACGGGCACGTCCAGGAGGTCGAGCCGCACCTCGGCCGCCTCGTGAACTCCGCGCGCCTGTGCGAGCTGCCCGAGCCGAACCTCGAGCAGTGGCGCCTCATCATCGCCCGCGCCGCAGAGCGAGTGCCGGCGACGGGCGAGTACGCCCTCAAGCTCGCGCTGAGCCGCGGCCTCGATCCGGGCCCGAAGCCGACCGGATGGGTCAACGTCACGCCGGGCGCCGACTTCCGCGCGGCGCGCGAGGACGGCATCCGCGTGATCACGCTCGATCGCGGCGTCGCCCGCGGCGCGGGGGAGCGAGCGCCGTGGCTCCTCCTCGGCGCGAAGACCCTGAGCTACGCCGCCAACATGGCCGCGATCCGCGAGGCGAAGCGACGCGGCGCCGACGACGCGGTGTACGTCTCATCCGATGGATTCGTACTCGAAGGCCCGACCTCGAGCGTGCTCGTTCGCATGGGCGACGTGGTCGTCACTCCGCCGCCCGCGGCCGGCATCCTCCACGGCACGACGCAGCGCAGCATCTTCGGCCACCTCGCCGAGCGCGGCGTCGACGCCGAGTATCGCGACATCACGGTCGACGAGCTGCTCGGGGCGGATGCCGCGTGGCTGGTGTCGAGCGTGCGCATGGCCGCGCCCATCGCCGCCGTCGACGGCACGCCGATGCCGGTCGACCGCCACGCCACCGCCGAGCTCAACGCCTACCTGCTGAGCCCGCGCGACTGA
- the pstB gene encoding phosphate ABC transporter ATP-binding protein PstB — MSKRIEVRDLNVYYSKFLAVEGVSLEIEPRSVTALIGPSGCGKSTFLRTLNRMHEVIPGARVEGEVLIDGNNLYDPEVDPVLVRRQVGMVFQRPNPFPTMSIKENVLAGVKLNNRRMSKSDADDLVESSLRGANLWNEVKDRLDRPGSGLSGGQQQRLCIARAIAVSPEVILMDEPCSALDPISTLAIEDLIEELKQEYTIVIVTHNMQQASRVSDKTAFFNIAGTGKPGNLIEYDDTTTIFSNPSVKATEDYVSGRFG, encoded by the coding sequence GTGTCCAAGCGCATCGAGGTCCGTGACCTCAACGTCTACTACTCCAAGTTCCTCGCGGTCGAGGGGGTCTCCCTCGAGATCGAGCCGCGCAGCGTGACAGCCCTCATCGGCCCGTCGGGCTGCGGCAAGTCCACGTTCCTCCGCACGCTGAACCGCATGCACGAGGTCATCCCGGGCGCTCGGGTCGAGGGCGAGGTCCTCATCGACGGCAACAACCTCTACGACCCCGAGGTCGATCCCGTGCTCGTGCGTCGCCAGGTCGGCATGGTCTTCCAGCGGCCCAACCCGTTCCCCACGATGTCCATCAAGGAGAACGTGCTCGCGGGCGTGAAGCTCAACAACCGCCGGATGTCGAAGTCCGACGCCGACGACCTCGTCGAGTCGTCGCTGCGGGGCGCGAACCTCTGGAATGAGGTCAAGGACCGCCTCGACCGCCCGGGTTCGGGTCTGTCGGGCGGGCAGCAGCAGCGACTCTGCATCGCCCGCGCCATCGCGGTCTCGCCCGAGGTCATCCTCATGGACGAGCCGTGCTCGGCCCTCGACCCGATCTCGACCCTCGCGATCGAGGACCTCATCGAGGAGCTGAAGCAGGAGTACACGATCGTGATCGTGACGCACAACATGCAGCAGGCCTCGCGCGTGTCCGACAAGACGGCGTTCTTCAACATCGCCGGAACCGGCAAGCCGGGCAACCTCATCGAGTACGACGACACGACGACGATCTTCTCGAACCCGTCGGTGAAGGCGACCGAGGACTACGTGTCGGGTCGCTTCGGCTGA
- the pstA gene encoding phosphate ABC transporter permease PstA, which yields MTTTVTPPETRSPAATPVSNSLTAGKLPNGAPWFVLGASLAVSAGLFGVIAFAGAEFNWVGTLVVAALVYVVTITLLSRIVEGPRKATDRFVTALVTGAFLLAMIPLVSLAITVLTFGLARFDAEFFTYSMRNITGEGGGIVHAIVGTLLMTGTAALISIPIGLMTSIYLVEYGRGRLARGITFLVDVMTGIPSIVAGLFAYALFAIFWGPGTRTGIAGAVALAVLMIPVVVRSSEEMLRLVPNELREAAYALGVPKWLTIVKVVLPTSIAGITTGIMLSIARVIGETAPLLIAAGFTQSVNYNLFDGRMQSLPVFVYTQYANQGNPPEAYLDRAWAAALTLILIVMALNLIARLVARFFAPKYGR from the coding sequence ATGACCACCACCGTCACCCCGCCCGAGACCCGGTCGCCCGCCGCGACGCCCGTGAGCAACTCGCTCACGGCCGGCAAGCTGCCCAACGGCGCGCCGTGGTTCGTGCTCGGGGCCAGCCTCGCGGTCTCCGCCGGCCTCTTCGGCGTGATCGCCTTCGCGGGTGCCGAGTTCAACTGGGTCGGCACGCTCGTCGTGGCCGCGCTCGTCTACGTCGTCACGATCACGCTGCTGTCGCGCATCGTCGAAGGACCGCGCAAGGCGACCGATCGATTCGTCACGGCACTCGTCACCGGCGCATTCCTCCTCGCGATGATCCCGCTGGTCTCGCTGGCGATCACCGTCCTCACCTTCGGTCTCGCCCGCTTCGACGCCGAGTTCTTCACCTACTCGATGCGCAACATCACCGGCGAGGGCGGCGGCATCGTGCACGCGATCGTCGGCACGCTCCTCATGACGGGCACCGCCGCGCTCATCTCGATCCCGATCGGGCTCATGACCTCGATCTACCTGGTCGAGTACGGGCGCGGTCGACTGGCTCGCGGCATCACCTTCCTCGTCGACGTCATGACCGGCATCCCGTCGATCGTGGCGGGCCTGTTCGCCTACGCGCTGTTCGCGATCTTCTGGGGTCCGGGCACGCGCACGGGCATCGCCGGAGCGGTCGCGCTCGCCGTGCTCATGATCCCCGTCGTGGTCCGGTCGAGCGAGGAGATGCTGCGGCTCGTGCCCAACGAGCTGCGCGAGGCGGCGTACGCACTCGGCGTGCCCAAGTGGCTCACGATCGTCAAGGTCGTGCTGCCGACCTCCATCGCCGGCATCACGACCGGCATCATGCTCTCGATCGCGCGCGTCATCGGCGAGACGGCCCCGCTGCTCATCGCCGCGGGCTTCACGCAGAGCGTGAACTACAACCTCTTCGACGGACGCATGCAGTCGCTGCCGGTGTTCGTCTACACGCAGTACGCCAACCAGGGCAATCCGCCCGAGGCGTACCTCGACCGCGCGTGGGCGGCCGCCCTCACGCTCATCCTCATCGTCATGGCGCTGAACCTCATCGCCCGCCTCGTCGCGCGGTTCTTCGCCCCCAAGTACGGTCGCTGA
- the pstC gene encoding phosphate ABC transporter permease subunit PstC, whose protein sequence is MTTAAAPIRAKQRPGDRVFSRSAVFAGSMILVTLAAVATFLIVQSIPAIFASREEASLLEADFWSYVGPLVFGTIWAAALALLFAVPISIGIALFISHYAPRRLASVLGYIVDLLAAVPSVVFGLWGIGVLAPAVQPLYSWLVDNMGWFPLFSGPVSGTGRTILTAAMVLAVMVIPIITAICREVFLQTPVLHEEAALALGATRWEMIRMAVLPFGRPGIISAAVLGLGRALGETMAVAMVLSATGAVTFQLLTSVNPSTIAANIALSFPEAYGLNVNVLIATGLILFIVTFAVNAIARWIVARRAEFSGAN, encoded by the coding sequence ATGACCACCGCAGCAGCGCCGATCCGGGCCAAGCAGCGCCCCGGCGACCGCGTCTTCTCCAGGTCGGCGGTCTTCGCCGGCTCGATGATCCTCGTCACGCTCGCCGCCGTCGCGACGTTCCTCATCGTCCAGAGCATCCCCGCGATCTTCGCCTCGCGCGAGGAGGCGTCGCTCCTCGAGGCCGACTTCTGGTCGTACGTCGGGCCGCTCGTCTTCGGGACCATCTGGGCGGCAGCACTCGCACTCCTCTTCGCGGTGCCGATCTCCATCGGCATCGCCCTCTTCATCTCCCACTACGCGCCACGACGGCTCGCATCGGTGCTCGGCTACATCGTCGACCTGCTCGCCGCCGTGCCCTCGGTCGTGTTCGGCCTCTGGGGCATCGGCGTCCTGGCTCCGGCGGTGCAGCCGCTCTACTCGTGGCTCGTCGACAACATGGGCTGGTTCCCGCTCTTCTCGGGCCCGGTCTCGGGCACGGGTCGCACCATCCTCACCGCGGCGATGGTGCTCGCCGTCATGGTGATCCCGATCATCACCGCGATCTGCCGCGAGGTCTTCCTGCAGACGCCGGTGCTGCACGAGGAGGCGGCCCTCGCGCTCGGTGCGACCCGCTGGGAGATGATCCGGATGGCGGTCCTCCCGTTCGGTCGCCCCGGCATCATCTCGGCCGCGGTGCTCGGCCTCGGTCGCGCGCTCGGTGAGACGATGGCCGTCGCCATGGTCCTGTCGGCCACGGGCGCGGTCACCTTCCAGCTGCTCACGTCGGTCAACCCGTCCACCATCGCCGCCAACATCGCCCTCAGCTTCCCCGAGGCCTACGGCCTCAACGTGAACGTCCTGATCGCGACGGGCCTCATCCTCTTCATCGTCACCTTCGCGGTGAACGCGATCGCCCGCTGGATCGTCGCCCGCCGTGCCGAGTTCTCCGGAGCGAACTGA